A DNA window from Arachis duranensis cultivar V14167 chromosome 3, aradu.V14167.gnm2.J7QH, whole genome shotgun sequence contains the following coding sequences:
- the LOC107478803 gene encoding probable WRKY transcription factor 11, with protein sequence MAVDLVGVPRMRMEQQEQVAIQEAASAGLKSMEHLIRLLSSQSQSHSPSTSSSPLPNNNNNLNCSQLTDFTVSKFKQVINLLNRTGHARFRRAPPQQQPSPPPQAQPGTTTAFTLDFHKPTILNSKPAVNKDVDQEMELSISPPVSTTTSSTFMSSITGDASVSDGKIGPFLTLPAPPPPPVASGKPPLSSSHRKRCHDATLSGKASSSAHCHCSKRRKSRVKRTIRVPAISSKIADIPPDEFSWRKYGQKPIKGSPYPRGYYKCSTVRGCPARKHVERAQDDPKMLIVTYEGEHRHNPQPHSPETAGTPAVTSAGGFSLRSC encoded by the exons ATGGCAGTGGATCTGGTAGGAGTTCCACGGATGAGGATggaacaacaagaacaagttGCAATTCAAGAAGCTGCTTCAGCTGGCTTGAAGAGCATGGAGCATCTCATTCGCCTCCTCTCTTCTCAATCTCAATCTCATTCTCCTTCTACTTCCTCTTCCCCTCTCcccaacaataataacaacctCAACTGCTCCCAACTAACCGACTTCACAGTTTCCAAGTTCAAGCAAGTCATCAACCTCCTTAACCGCACTGGCCACGCCCGCTTCCGCCGCGCACCACCACAACAACAGCCTTCCCCTCCCCCTCAGGCCCAGCCTGGAACCACCACCGCCTTCACACTAGATTTCCACAAGCCCACCATTCTGAACTCCAAGCCCGCCGTCAACAAGGATGTCGACCAAGAAATGGAACTTAGTATTTCCCCTCCTGTTTCCACCACTACCTCCTCCACCTTCATGTCCTCCATCACCGGCGATGCTAGCGTCTCCGACGGCAAGATTGGCCCCTTCCTTACCCTTCCAGCTCCGCCTCCCCCTCCCGTTGCCTCCGGAAAacctcctctctcttcttctcacCGGAAAAGGTGCCATGACGCAACCCTCTCCGGAAAAGCCTCCTCCTCCGCTCATTGCCATTGCTCCAAGAGAAG GAAATCACGTGTGAAACGAACGATCCGTGTGCCGGCTATAAGTTCGAAGATCGCCGATATACCGCCTGACGAATTCTCGTGGAGAAAGTACGGTCAGAAACCGATCAAGGGCTCACCTTACCCTCG TGGTTACTATAAGTGCAGCACCGTGAGAGGATGTCCGGCCAGGAAGCATGTGGAGAGAGCACAAGACGATCCGAAGATGCTAATAGTGACGTACGAAGGGGAACACCGTCACAATCCGCAGCCACACTCGCCGGAAACTGCCGGCACTCCCGCCGTCACCTCTGCTGGTGGTTTTAGCCTCCGGTCGTGTTGA